The following proteins come from a genomic window of Tenebrio molitor chromosome 9, icTenMoli1.1, whole genome shotgun sequence:
- the Mipp1 gene encoding multiple inositol polyphosphate phosphatase 1: MTLARIAVFLVLSIIGLRAQYTQPYDRDRNEPYDRQNQQYDRQNQYDRPNQSYDRGNPQYGQNYDRQNPSHGQYDRNNPPPYDRDRQYNSQYNQSQYGRQNQSQYGPQGPPYDNRDQYNRNRDPYDNRNQYHVTNHDQYGNRDQYDRNRDQYGTNRDQYGGNRDQYGGNRDQYGGNRDQNGGNRDQYGGNRDQYGGNRDQYGGNRDQYNRNRDQYHTGNRDDQSGPQYGTPLFDTNDDCCQDYCYAKDEQPYLNFATKTAYQIVFGKGNNQQHRVPECSPIQFWSINRHGTRYPSARSINRLRQLSRVHDEIIKNYDERRSFPDKGRLCPEDLDLFRRWRWNETVNDRNSNALTSQGIMDMKFLARRYASKFEDLMREPYSENTYSFQYTDTDRTHDSYQAYIEGLFKNNAYQVHANVFNTDRLIKPTKSCNAWIRNVEENPETLNEYMRFKHMQEYQQMVRDVFRRLGFRYSLNDSVISDMYDMCRYEKSWDLDRPSPWCMVFNKEQLKLLEYAEDLKYYYKGGYGNELNGKVGCPPLKDLYEKFEATVNSGNNNGNKVTVFFTHSITIQTFLTAMGIAKDYQPLTAENYYQQQRRKWRTSTIDPVASNLAAVLYECRGGERHRVMFFLNEVPVEYPECSVGLCNWSTVKSKLQYSAENCNMEFCDRSAAAALPRNYLIYLISVIAIFFSLRH; encoded by the exons GACGTTGGCCAGGATAGCAGTTTTCTTGGTACTTTCCATCATCGGACTCAGAGCTCAATATACTCAACCATACGATCGGGATCGTAACGAGCCATACGATCGCCAGAATCAACAGTACGACCGTCAGAATCAGTACGATCGTCCCAATCAGTCATACGACCGTGGAAATCCTCAGTACGGTCAAAACTATGACCGTCAAAACCCATCACACGGACAGTACGACCGTAACAACCCACCTCCATATGATCGCGATCGACAGTACAACTCCCAATACAACCAATCTCAGTATGGCCGTCAGAACCAAAGCCAGTATGGACCACAAGGTCCTCCATATGACAATCGCGACCAGTACAACCGCAATCGCGACCCATACGACAACCGCAATCAGTACCACGTGACCAATCACGATCAGTACGGAAATCGCGATCAGTATGACAGAAATCGCGACCAATACGGAACCAATCGGGATCAGTATGGCGGAAACCGCGATCAGTACGGAGGAAATCGGGATCAGTACGGAGGGAATAGGGATCAGAACGGAGGAAACAGGGATCAGTACGGAGGAAACAGGGATCAATACGGAGGGAATAGGGATCAGTACGGAGGCAATCGGGACCAGTACAACAGAAACAGGGATCAGTATCATACTGGAAATCGCGACGATCAGTCTGGACCCCAGTACGGTACTCCACTTTTTGATACCAACGACGATTGTTGCCAGGATTACTGTTACGCTAAAGATGAGCAGCCTTATTTGAATTTTGCTACGAAGACGGCGTACCAGATTGTTTTCGGGAAAGGGAACAATCAACAACATCGAGTACCAG AGTGCAGCCCCATCCAGTTCTGGAGCATCAACAGGCACGGAACGAGGTATCCCAGCGCAAGATCTATCAACAGACTGCGGCAGTTGAGCAGAGTTCATGACGAGATCATCAAGAATTACGACGAGAGGAGGTCCTTCCCGGATAAGGGGCGACTGTGCCCCGAAGACTTGGATCTCTTCAGAAG ATGGCGCTGGAACGAAACTGTCAACGACAGAAACTCCAACGCTCTGACCAGTCAAGGCATCATGGACATGAAGTTCTTGGCACGTCGATACGCCTCGAAGTTTGAAGACTTGATGCGAGAACCCTACTCAGAAAACACGTACAGT TTTCAATATACTGACACTGATAGGACTCATGACAGCTACCAGGCTTACATCGAGGGGTTGTTCAAGAACAACGCATATCAAGTACACGCCAACGTCTTCAACACTGATAGGTTAATCAAG CCTACTAAATCCTGCAATGCTTGGATCAGGAACGTGGAGGAAAATCCAGAGACACTGAATGAATATATGAGGTTCAAACATATGCAAGAGTACCAGCAGATGGTCAGGGACGTATTCAGGAGGCTTGGGTTCAGATACTCGCTCAACGATTCTGTTATAAGCGACATGTATGACATGTGCCGCTACGAGAAATCATG GGACTTAGACCGCCCCTCTCCTTGGTGCATGGTCTTCAACAAGGAACAACTGAAGCTCTTGGAGTACGCCGAAGATTTGAAATACTACTACAAAGGGGGCTACGGCAACGAACTCAACGGTAAAGTGGGTTGTCCCCCACTGAAAGATCTGTACGAAAAATTCGAAGCGACCGTTAACAGTGGCAACAACAACGGAAACAAAGTGACAGTTTTCTTCACCCATTCCATCACAATCCAGACATTCCTGACGGCGATGGGCATCGCCAAAGACTACCAACCCCTCACAGCCGAAAACTACTACCAACAGCAGCGCCGCAAGTGGCGCACCTCGACCATCGACCCCGTAGCCTCAAATCTGGCAGCAGTCTTATACGA ATGTCGCGGTGGGGAGCGCCACCGAGTCATGTTTTTCCTCAACGAGGTCCCAGTGGAGTATCCGGAGTGTTCAGTCGGTCTCTGCAACTGGAGTACAGTAAAGAGTAAGCTCCAGTACTCTGCGGAAAATTGTAATATGGAGTTTTGCGACCGAAGCGCCGCCGCAGCTCTACCCCGCAACTATCTCATTTATTTGATAAGTGTCATCGCCATCTTTTTTAGCCTTAGACATTAG